A section of the Phaseolus vulgaris cultivar G19833 chromosome 8, P. vulgaris v2.0, whole genome shotgun sequence genome encodes:
- the LOC137824961 gene encoding uncharacterized protein — MTDLPIQKVLKKPDVAGRMVKWAGELSEFDVRYEPRGPIKGQIFADFVVELSTETTHNAGSDDRWVLSVDGSSKQLGSGAGVILEGPNGVLIEQSLRFSFKASNNQAEYEALIVSILLAKEMGAKVLMAKSDSLLITGQVTGEFQAKDPQMAAYLEYVQELRRSFALFEVVHVSREQNARADLLAKLAGGRQRTVIQETLKTPRAFPANHQVLQVCKSTEGIARSHRSLTQETLRTPKVRAHPVEEAKTTRVYAVYQPVTWITPYQWYIADGVLPVDPTEARKVKKSSSKFTLIDGDLYRQMKYLVVAIEYYTKWIEAEPVAQITAHKIQNFVWKNIVCRFGVPKRLVSDNGTQFASHLLKNLCEDIGTQQVFASVEHPQTNGQVESANRVLLRGLKRRLEKAKGSWAEEVPRIVWAYHTTEQSGTHETPFSLVYGWDAMIPVEIQESSPIFQNFVAEDSNAERRMNLDLLDEVREEARVKAEAIKRRVEPKYNSRMKSRRFRDGDLVMRKAHQYEMQNKLSPKGTGPFRITEALGNGAYRLETLEGGAIPCTWNATHLKFYYS, encoded by the exons atgactgacttgcccatccaaaaggttctaaagaaaccggatgtagctgggaggatggtaaaatgggcgggggagttgtcagagttcgacGTCAGGTATgaaccccgaggaccgatcaaagggcaaatcttcgccgactttgtggtcgagTTGTCTACTGAAACGACGCATAATGCCGGAAGTGATgatcgttgggtactctcggttgatgggtcgtccaaaCAGTTAGGTAGTGGggctggagtcattctggaaggacccaatggcgtgttaatagaacaatccctgaggttttccttcaaagccagcaataatcaagcGGAATATGAAGCATTGATTGTCAGTATTCTTTTGgcaaaggaaatgggggcgaaggtactgatggccaagagcgactcttTGCTGATCACCGGGCAGGTGACCGGCGaattccaggccaaggatccacagatGGCGGCTTACCTAGAATATGTACAGGAGTTAAGAAGGTCTTTTGCCTTGTTCGAAGTGGTGCACGTatcgagggagcagaatgcccgagctgacttgcttgccaagctcgccgggggcaggcagaggactgttATACAAGAAACTCTAAAGACACCCCGGGCGTTCCCAGCAAACCACCAGGTCCTTCAAGTTTGCAAGTCGACGGAAGGGATAGCAAGGAGTCACCGATCTTTAACTCAGGAAACCTTGAGGACACCGAAAGTTAGGGCGCACCCAGTAGAGGAAGCGAAGACAACGCGAGTTTACGCTGTCTACCAACCAGTcacatggataacgccataccagtgGTACATAGCAGACGGCGTCCTCCCagtggatccgacggaggccagaAAGGTAAAGAAAAGTTCCAGCAAGTTCACCTTAATCGATGGAGacttgtacag gcaaatgaagtacttggttgTAGCGATCGAGTACTACACGAAATGGATCGAAgcggaaccagtagcccagatcaccgcacacaagattcagaatttcgtatggaagaacattgtgtgtcgttttggtgtgcccaagcgtttggtatcagataatgggacccAGTTCGCAAGTCACCTATTGAAGAATCTGTGCGAGGATATTGGGAcgcaacaggtgtttgcttctgtggagcacccacaaacgaatgggcaagtggagtcggccaatcgggttttgctgagaggactaaagaggaggttggagaaagccaaggggtcttgggctgaagAAGTCCCCCGCATagtatgggcatatcataccaccgagcaatcgggaacccacgaaaccccgtttagcttggtatATGGGTgggatgcgatgatcccagtcgaaatccaggaaagctcgccaatattccagaacttcgtggcagaagactcgaacgccgaaaggagaatgaatttggatttgctggacgaggtcagggaggaggcaagggtaaaggccGAAGCAAtaaaaagaagagttgaacCCAAGTACAACTCCAGGATGAAATCAAGGCgattcagagatggcgacctagtgatgaggaaggcccaccagtacgagatgcagaacaagctgtcgcccaaggggacgggaccgttcagaataactgaAGCACTCGGAAACGGTGCTTACCGCCTAGAAacactggaaggaggggcgattccttgcacttggaacgccacccatctcaagttttattacagttaa
- the LOC137824960 gene encoding uncharacterized protein has product MADECLPHIVAEGLKGHLEKLELDCRIHQEVASTAKAEAKKIKCDMLLQGIEFSRVENALKDELRSVRDEKNELRRKLHDKLQEIIELESKLVPLREKIAKLEEDWDKASQELAETAAELAQAREENNGLKKKADELDEENRGLKTKVDELQLDAAQVLTSGFGAALEQFACKFPDLDLSEFSVYNEVVDGKIVPPIDLSP; this is encoded by the exons ATGGCCGACGAGTGCCTCCCTCACATCGTCGCCGAAGGGCTGAAAGGCCACTTGGAGAAGCTAGAACTCGACTGCCGCATCCATCAAGAAGTCGCAAGCACCGCAAAGGCTGAAGCTAAGAAGATCAAGTGCGACATGCTGTTGCAAGGCATCGAGTTCTCGCGGGTCGAGAATGCTCTAAAAGACGAGCTCCGAAGCGTGCGCGATGAGAAGAATGAATTGCGTAGAAAACTACACGACAAGCTTCAAGAGATCATCGAGTTGGAGAGCAAGCTCGTCCCCTTGAGGGAGAAAATTGCCAAGCTAGAGGAG GATTGGGACAAGGCCTCCCAGGAACTAGCTGAAACTGCTGCGGAGCTTGCTCAAGCTCGTGAAGAAAACAACGGGCTCAAGAAGAAAGCTGACGAGCTCGATGAAGAGAACCGCGGGTTGAAGACAAAGGTCGATGAGCTTCAGCTTGATGCTGCCCAAGTTCTCACTTCCGGCTTCGGAGCAGCTCtggagcagtttgcttgcaaatTCCCCGATCTGGACCTCTCGGAGTTTTCCGTGTACAATGAGGTTGTGGATGGCAAGATCGTCCCCCCCATCGATTTATCGCCTTGA
- the LOC137824963 gene encoding uncharacterized protein, giving the protein MGTTEEPMIVYAFRKGVRPGSFSKTLNCSRPKTFAEIRRRAVEHIASEGEAYEKCTTTAPAQPKAQIRTQPVRVHQAATERKHLDRKRAYEPRRTQPRGQAEERREGSRPPRHNFVMELKDLIAVPNIADKLRPSVKSDKVLGPHKESWCEFHEAFGHHINNCLALGHQLDELVKNGFLKDYLVEKQTGQSSVSQPASGVGQQHEVPIHGEVHTIAGGFSGGGCTASQRKKYARSIMSVEAFKDHSPDVDITFTKEDLRDVVPHDNDPIVISLVTAGRMVHRALVNQRSSADVMFWPTFEKLQLSPDHLRPYGGCLYGFAGDQVEVRGTLS; this is encoded by the coding sequence ATGGGCACCACGGAGgaacccatgattgtgtacgcattcaggaaaGGGGTACGTCCTGGATCTTTCAGTAAAACGCTTAACTGCAGCCGCCCCAAAACTTTCGCTGAAATAAGGCGACGAGCGGTAGAGCACATTGCCTCAGAAGGTGAGGCgtacgagaagtgcacgacCACTGCACCCGCGCAGCCCAAGGCACAGATACGTACGCAACCTGTTAGGGTTCACCAAGCCGCCACGGAGAGAAAACACTTAGACAGGAAGCGCGCCTACGAGCCAAGGAGGACCCAACCTAGGGGTCAAGCAGAGGAAAGAAGAGAAGGAAGCAGGCCACCGAGGCACAACTTCGTGATGGAACTAAAAGATCTGATCGCggtgcccaacatagccgacAAGTTGAGGCCATCGgtgaagtctgacaaggtgctgggaccccacaaggaatcatggtgcgaattccacgaagcaTTTGGGCATCATATTAACAATTGTTTAGCGCTGGGTCACCAATTGGATGAACTCGTAAAGAATGGCTTCCTGAAGGACTACTTGGTGGAGAAGCAGACAGGACAATCGTCAGTTTCGCAACCGGCGAGTGGCGTGggacagcagcacgaggtgcccatccacggcgaggtccacaccatagCGGGTGGGTTCTCGGGCGGTGGGTGTACGGCATCACAACGGAAGAAGTATGCTAGGTCCATAATGTCAGTAGAGGCTTTTAAGGATCATTCgcccgatgtggacatcacgttcaccaaagaagatcttagggacgttgtgccccacgacaacgatcccatcgtgatctcgctcgtcacggcgggaaggatggtTCATCGAGCATTGGTCAATCAAAggagctcggcagatgtgatgttctggccaactTTCGAAAAGTTACAGTTGTCCCCAGACCATCTGAGGCCGTATGGGGGCTGCCTATACGGCTTTGCtggtgaccaagtggaggtcaggggtacattgagttaa